Proteins found in one Poecilia reticulata strain Guanapo linkage group LG15, Guppy_female_1.0+MT, whole genome shotgun sequence genomic segment:
- the pibf1 gene encoding progesterone-induced-blocking factor 1 isoform X3 — protein sequence MPPKKQQLKPTAANVSSSLDLESEDLSLETTVPTTEDVSSSDEQRNGSQKVTRQLIERKELLHTLQLLKIELSQKNLIIDNMKADHMSKVEELEEKLNDVIHQKQVLSLKLDSQLKLTQEENKKQQALRKQEMETILLRQQQLEETNRQLCEKAGELRRSLRDLDIPQDRYQELRGVPDDRISIQEYVAMRFYEAVTPLRSQLAQLGEQRSYLAEELDVHRNKMKLLMESYEEERRLRSELELRSQRLTLELADTKQNIQQGDYRRENYPNIKRERDNFEMELKELKRKFETVDLSQAALTRERDTLSNEVATLQQSVTLLQKDKEYLNRQNMELSIRCAHQEDRVDRLQVQLEDTKKARENTYEKYVASRDYYKSEYEKKLREELENIRLKTSQEIENLQRSSRELYERENRNLREARDNAVLEKDRAAAAEKDAQARYDQLLEQFRQLQLGTDSRVAELSNQAKLHSFEAERAHLLKEETAKALAQCQVECEKQQKKLELLTQEFYRLQTSSEKRVAELQAQNAEQASRLETYEKLEQELDQVTMQAAEIENEEEAERVLFSYGYGANVPTTAKRRLKQSVHLARRVLQLERQNTSLRRDLDRHQNQTGQMSQELSAANQLLQQTQQPYSFLIETVREKDAAIRVLRERVSSLEDDVSSLRKERNALQQVKNDMSADLERLLNNKELDSGNTHPYHLWENYAIQGQSLLTQ from the exons ATGCCTCCtaagaagcagcagctgaagccGACAGCAGCCAACGTCTCCAGCTCACTGGACCTGGAGTCTGAGGACCTCAGCCTGGAGACAACGGTGCCTACCACCGAGGATGTGTCTTCGTCCGACGAGCAACGCAACGGCTCCCAGAAGGTGACCCGCCAGCTGATCGAGAGGAAGGAGCTGCTGCACACCCTCCAGCTGCTGAAAATAGAACTTTCTCAAAAGAACCTCATCATAGACAACATGAAGGCTGACCACATGTCAAAG GTCGAGGAACTGGAGGAAAAGCTAAATGACGTCATACATCAAAAACAAGTGTTGTCCCTTAAACTGGACAGCCAGCTTAAGCTcacacaagaagaaaacaa GAAGCAGCAGGCTCTGCGCAAGCAGGAGATGGAGACCATCCtgctgaggcagcagcagctggaggagacgAACCGCCAGCTGTGTGAGAAGGCCGGAGAGCTGCGGCGGTCTCTCCGAGATCTGGACATTCCCCAGGACCGCTACCAGGAGCTCCGCGGCGTGCCCGACGACAGAATCAGCATCCAGGAATATGTAGCC ATGCGTTTCTATGAGGCTGTGACTCCTCTCCGCTCTCAACTGGCTCAGCTCGGTGAGCAGAGGAGCTACCTGGCCGAGGAGCTGGACGTACACAGAAACAAGATGAAGCTTTTGATGGAG AGCTACGAGGAAGAGCGGCGGCTGCGCTCTGAGCTGGAGCTGAGGAGCCAGAGGCTGACCTTAGAGCTGGCCGACACCAAGCAGAACATCCAGCAGGGCGACTATCGCAGAGAGAACTACCCAAATATCAAGCG GGAGCGCGATAACTTTGAAATGGAGCTGAAGGAGTTGAAGAGGAAGTTTGAGACGGTGGACTTGTCTCAAGCTGCGCTGACCAGAGAACGGGACACACTGAGCAATGAG GTGGCGACATTGCAGCAGTCAGTGACTCTCCTGCAGAAGGACAAGGAGTACCTGAACAGGCAAAACATGGAGCTCAGCATCCGCTGTGCACACCAAGAAGATCGCGTAGACAGACTGCAG GTACAACTGGAAGATACGAAGAAAGCCAGGGAGAACACGTATGAAAAATATGTAGCATCCAG AGACTACTATAAGTCAGAATACgagaagaagctcagagaggagtTGGAGAACATCAGACTGAAAACCAGTCAGGAGATCGAGAACCTGCAGAGAAGCTCCAGAGAACTGTACGAGAGGGAGAACAG GAATTTGCGCGAAGCCAGAGACAATGCAGTCCTGGAGAAAGACCGAGCCGCCGCCGCCGAGAAGGACGCTCAGGCGAGATACGACCAGCTGCTGGAGCA GTTTCGTCAGCTCCAGCTGGGCACTGACAGCCGGGTGGCGGAGCTGTCCAACCAGGCCAAGCTGCACTCCTTCGAAGCCGAGCGCGCTCACTTGCTCAAGGAGGAGACGGCGAAGGCGCTAGCTCAGTGCCAGGTGGAGTGTgagaaacagcagaagaagCTTGAG TTATTGACTCAAGAGTTTTACAGGCTCCAAACGTCGTCCGAGAAGCGGGTGGCGGAGCTTCAAGCCCAGAATGCCGAGCAGGCGTCCCGACTGGAGACATACGAGAAACTGGAGCAAGAGTTGGACCAGGTTACCATGCAGGCGGCTGAAA TTGAGAatgaggaggaggcagagagagtTCTGTTCTCATATGGATACGGCGCAAATGTTCCCACAACGGCCAAAAGAAGACTGAAGCAAAG CGTTCATCTGGCTCGCCGGGTGCTGCAACTCGAGAGGCAGAACACCTCACTGAGGAGGGACCTGGACagacaccagaaccagacaggGCAGATGTCTCAGGAG CTGTCTGCGGCcaaccagctgctgcagcagactcAGCAGCCTTACAGCTTCCTGATCGAGACGGTGAGAGAAAAGGATGCGGCGATCAGGGTGCTGAGGGAGCGCGTCTCCTCTCTCGAGGACGACGTCAG
- the dis3 gene encoding exosome complex exonuclease RRP44, with translation MLKSKTFVKKTRSGGVLKVVREHYLRDDIWCGSEVCTECKQDSTVLQRDACIESSLCPYPHYLVPDTNVVLHQIDVLEDPVIRNVIILQTVLQEVRHRSAPVYKRLKDIIHEQGRHFYTFTNEHHRETFIEREPGESANDRNDRAIRVAVKWYSQHLKTLESGSDDLKVVLLTNDQGNKLKAEETGVVVYKFDEYIKSLIGNPELVDCLALSNDDKNEITSSKVLFPEHLPLSKVQAGIKSGSFLQGTFRASRDNYLEATVFVQGEGEDSTEVLIQGLQNLNRAVHQDVVAVQLLPKNQWVAPSSVVLQDDGAAKDDNVDEDEEEKVLTGPLTETARRATGKVVGIIKRNWRPFCGMLNVSQIKESTRHLFTPADRRIPRIRIETRQASTLAGQRIMVAIDGWPKDSRYPNGHFVRSLGGAGEKDTEEEVLLLEHDVPHQAFSQAVLNFLPKMPWSITPEDLAQRQDLRHLTVCSVDPPGCTDIDDALHCRELENGKLEVGVHIADVSHFIRPGNALDKEAANRGTTVYLCGKRIDMVPELLSSNLCSLRSNVERFAFSCIWEMNHKAEILKTRFTKSIINSKASLTYAEAQMRIDDANKNDDITESLRGLNKLAKILKRKRVENGALTLSSLEVRFHMDSETHDPIDLQTKELMETNSMVEEFMLLANISVAQKIYDEFPESALLRKHPAPPPSNYDILIKAAKSKNVMIHTDSAKALADSLDGAKVDGFQYFNTLLRILATRCMMQAVYFCSGMDSDFHHYGLASPIYTHFTSPIRRYADIIVHRLLAVAIGADSTYPDLMDKHKQSVLCNNLNYRHKMSQYAQRASVAFHTQLFFKTRGILNEKGFVLFVRKNAIIVLIPKFGLEGTVFFDAKDKASPNLVFNEEGPTLKVERHTFHIFDQVKVTISLDDSNIQHQKIRMALTEPVIPGVSVPAPEAEPQAKKRKLDR, from the exons ATGTTGAAGTCTAAGACCTTCGTAAAGAAGACCCGATCGGGTGGGGTGTTGAAGGTCGTACGTGAGCATTACCTGAGAGATGATATTTGGTGTGGAAGTGAAGTCTGCACTGAGTGCAAACAGGACTCCACGGTGCTGCAGAGAGACGCGTGTATTGAGAGCAGTCTGTGTCCCTACCCTCACTATCTGGTTCCTGACACCAACGTAGTGCTGCATCAG atTGACGTGTTGGAAGATCCGGTGATTCGCAACGTGATAATCCTTCAGACTGTTCTTCAGGAGGTTCGTCATCGCAGTGCACCGGTTTATAAACGCCTGAAGGATATCATACATGAACAAGGGAGACACTTCTACACATTCACCAACGAACACCACAG AGAGACATTCATCGAACGTGAACCAGGGGAGAGCGCCAATGACCGTAATGACCGGGCGATCCGTGTGGCCGTCAAATGGTATAGCCAGCATCTGAAAACGCTAGAGTCGGGCTCAGATGATCTCAAGGTGGTCCTCCTCACCAACGATCAAGGCAACAAGCTAAAGGCTGAGGAGACCGGCGTGGTGGTGTACAAAT TTGATGAATACATCAAGAGTCTGATAGGGAACCCTGAGTTGGTGGATTGCTTGGCTTTGTCCAACGATGATAAG AATGAGATCACCAGCAGTAAAGTGTTGTTTCCGGAGCATCTTCCTTTGTCGAAGGTCCAGGCGGGAATCAAGTCTGGCTCATTTCTCCAGGGAACCTTCAGGGCCAGCAGGGACAACTATCTGGAGGCCACGGTTTTTGTCCAAGGAGAGGGGGAGGACAGCACAGAG GTTCTTATCCAGGGTCTTCAGAACCTCAACAGAGCGGTGCACCAGGATGTGGTCGCTGTGCAGCTGTTGCCAAAGAATCAGTGGGTGGCGCCGTCGTCAGTCGTGCTGCAGGACGACGGTGCGGCGAAGGACGATAACGTCGATGAGGACGAGGAGGAAAAAGTg CTGACGGGACCCTTAACTGAGACGGCCAGGAGGGCAACAGGAAAAGTAGTGGGAATCATCAAAAGGAACTGGAGGCCATTCTGTGGCATGCTGAATGTCTCCCAAATCAAAGAA TCCACCCGCCATCTTTTCACCCCAGCAGATCGCCGTATCCCACGCATTCGCATCGAAACACGACAAGCCTCCACTCTTGCAGGTCAGAGGATTATGGTGGCCATTGATGGCTGGCCCAAAGACTCTAGATACCCAAAT GGTCATTTTGTCCGCAGTCTGGGTGGTGCCGGTGAGAAGGACACTGAGGAGGAAGTCCTGCTTCTGGAGCACGATGTTCCACATCAGGCCTTCTCTCAGGCCGTGCTCAACTTCCTTCCCAAAATGCCGTGGAGCATCACACCAGAG GACCTGGCACAGAGGCAGGACCTGAGGCATTTAACAGTGTGCAGTGTGGATCCTCCAGGATGTACAGATATAGACGATGCTCTGCACTGCAGGGAGCTGGAAAACGGGAAGCTTGAG GTAGGAGTTCACATCGCTGACGTCAGTCACTTTATCAGACCTGGGAATGCTCTGGACAAAGAGGCGGCTAACCGAGGGACCACCGTGTATTTATGTGGCAAA AGAATAGACATGGTTCCTGAGCTGCTCAGCTCTAACCTTTGCTCTCTACGCTCCAATGTGGAGAG GTTTGCTTTTTCATGTATTTGGGAAATGAACCACAAAGCAGAAATTTTGAAGACTCGGTTTACAAAAAGCATAATTAACTCCAAG GCGTCTCTCACTTACGCCGAGGCCCAGATGAGGATAGATGACGCCAACAAGAACGACGATATCACTGAAAGCTTGAGGGGCCTCAACAAACTCGCAAAGATCCTCAAAAGGAAGAGGGTAGAAAATGG GGCCCTGACGCTGTCGTCCTTAGAGGTTCGGTTCCATATGGACAGTGAAACTCATGACCCAATTGATCTGCAGACTAAAGAACTCAT GGAGACAAACTCCATGGTGGAGGAGTTCATGTTGCTCGCCAATATTTCAGTTGCTCAGAAGATTTACGATGAATTTCCAGAGAGCGCTCTCCTGAGGAAGCATCCAGCTCCCCCTCCGTCCAACTACGACATCCTGATCAAAGCCGCAAAGTCCAAG AACGTGATGATCCACACAGATTCGGCCAAAGCGCTGGCCGATTCCCTGGATGGGGCCAAAGTGGACGGCTTCCAGTATTTTAACACGCTCCTGCGTATTTTAGCCACTCGCTGCATGATGCAAgcggtttatttttgttctggcaTGGACAGCGACTTCCACCACTACGGTCTCGCCTCGCCCATTTACACTCACTTCACCTCCCCCATTAGGAG GTACGCTGACATCATTGTGCACCGCCTACTGGCGGTGGCCATCGGAGCAGACAGCACCTACCCCGATTTGatggacaaacacaaacagtcgGTTCTTTGCAACAACCTCAACTACAGACACAAAATGTCTCAGTACGCACAGAGAGCGTCTGTGGCCTTCCACACTCAG TTGTTCTTCAAGACCCGAGGAATTCTCAACGAGAAGGGATTCGTTCTGTTCGTGCGGAAGAACGCGATCATCGTTCTGATCCCGAAGTTCGGTCTGGAAGGAACCGTTTTCTTTGACGCTAAAGACAAAGCTTCTCCCAACCTCGTTTTTAACGAAGAG GGTCCCACTCTGAAGGTGGAGCGGCACACTTTCCACATATTTGACCAGGTGAAGGTCACCATCAGCCTGGACGACTCCAACATTCAGCACCAGAAGATCCGCATGGCTCTGACAGAACCTGTG ATTCCTGGTGTTAGTGTTCCTGCACCGGAAGCGGAACCACAAGCCAAGAAGCGAAAACTGGACCGCTGA
- the mzt1 gene encoding mitotic-spindle organizing protein 1 isoform X1 has protein sequence MFSVANEEFSVVTSSSWFRCGNLCKLVLLEISRLLNTGLDMESLSICVRLCEQGINPEALSAVIKELRKASETLKVSENCTN, from the exons ATGTTCTCAGTAGCCAATGAAGAATTTAGTGTCGTCACTTCCTCCTCCTGGTTTCGATGCGGGAATCTTTGCAAGCTAG TCCTGCTTGAGATCTCGAGGTTGCTGAACACCGGTTTGGACATGGAGTCTCTGTCCATCTGTGTGCGACTGTGTGAGCAAGGCATAAACCCCGAAGCTCTGTCCGCAGTCATCAAAGAGCTGCGTAAGGCTTCCGAGACCCTCAAG GTTTCTGAGAACTGCACAAACTga
- the bora gene encoding protein aurora borealis, which translates to MGDHIEVQITPETPGRPSIRNPFESPNDYHHLREPLVPSPSVFRSKPCKATPPKFNWSIDEMASLLPVHIDPEEIQRQSFYLSQTRMDLDIEEKCQNAIEQFFTKGAIVPSPWAAPETRRATHLYKKSPFSEAISEESEKISVACQTTLSLPLAFDLEKLLGEYYRYEEACDAVQESLSSSSLRRKLFLDGQFSYSSSDSSTPPSPDRANGRLEGPSPYRGGVGAAGDGVEGDALTSVCPSPLAGGRSAQTPSTGQFSSSPIQQGCFRDCSLGSISSPLFPDRSSPAGHASPTVSPILVDMARTPRNSGEQKQHSNFTPHGGPLDADVALTNESPFVEGCSPIRSCSPHQLLYQHDQNTSRPKARPRVRNWASPPLISPILNPKLQDDREADEHSPTSSSSSLPAMELDPTSPLATDGHSASPERINLDTMEVVKMEEGQNVGLKKRLEEDEEEGGFPSEHLTSSRMGNASATEGSQMFLSLLAEGSSLRYDSSMQVDSGYNTISAGTASLIDGISSDIQSSSNQVEELFPVTRLSKVKAFHPPRCLT; encoded by the exons ATGGGGGATCATATCGAGGTACAGATCACCCCAGAGACTCCAGGCAGGCCTTCCATTAGAAATCCCTTTGAGAGTCCCAATGACTACCACCACCTGAGGGAGCCTCTGGTGCCCAGTCCGTCTGTCTTCAGATCCAAGCCCTGCAAGGCT ACTCCACCTAAGTTTAACTGGTCTATTGATGAAATGGCCAGTCTTCTGCCAGTGCATATAGACCCAGAGGAAATCCAGCGGCAGTCATTCTACCTCAGCCAGACGAG GATGGATTTAGACATTgaggaaaaatgtcagaatgcTATTGAGCAG TTTTTCACCAAAGGAGCCATTGTGCCTTCCCCTTGGGCAGCACCAGAAACCCGTAGAGCCACTCACttgtacaaaaaaa gtCCTTTTTCTGAAGCGATCTCAGAGGAGTCTGAAAAAATCTCAG TTGCTTGCCAGACGACTCTTTCACTACCTTTGGCGTTTGATTTGGAGAAATTACTCG GAGAATACTACCGCTACGAGGAGGCCTGTGATGCCGTACAGGAGAGCCTCAGCTCCTCCTCGTTGAGGCGGAAGCTTTTCCTCGACGGCCAGTTCAGCTACAGCAGCTCTGACAGCTCCACGCCGCCGAGCCCCGACAGAGCCAACGGCCGACTCGAAGGGCCGTCTCCCTACAGAGGTGGAGTCGGAGCCGCAGGTGACGGTGTCGAAGGGGACGCATTAACATCTGTCTGTCCGTCACCTCTGGCCGGCGGCCGGTCGGCCCAGACTCCCTCTACG GGCCAGTTCTCGTCGAGTCCCATCCAGCAGGGCTGCTTCAGAGACTGTAGCCTCGGCAGCATCAGCAGCCCTCTGTTTCCTGATAGGTCATCTCCTGCTGGCCACGCCTCTCCGACTGTTTCTCCTATCCTTGTTGACATGGCGCGAACTCCCAGAAACTCAG GTGAGCAGAAACAGCACAGCAACTTTACCCCACATGGAGGTCCGCTGGATGCGGACGTTGCCCTCACTAATGAAAGTCCGTTTGTGGAAGGATGCTCCCCTATTCGTAGCTGCTCCCCTCACCAACTCCTCTACCAACACGACCAAAACACTTCCAGACCCAAGGCCAGACCCAGAGTCCGCAACTGGGCGTCCCCTCCGCTGATCTCGCCAATCCTCAACCCCAAGCTCCAAGATGACCGGGAGGCCGACGAACACTCTCCtacctcttcctcatcttctctCCCAGCCATGGAACTAGACCCAACGTCGCCGCTGGCAACAGACGGCCACTCTGCTTCCCCTGAGAGAATTAACCTGGATACCATGGAGGTTGTGAAGATGGAAGAAGGACAAAATGTGGGGCTTAAAAAAAGGCtcgaggaggacgaggaggagggtGGATTCCCTTCAGAACACCTGACTAGCTCTCGCATGGGAAATGCGTCAGCGACAGAAGGCTCTCAAATGTTCCTCTCGCTCCTGGCAGAAGGAAGCAGCCTTCGCTACGACTCCAGCATGCAG GTGGACAGTGGCTACAACACCATCTCAGCTGGCACCGCTAGCCTCATCGACGGCATCAGCTCGGACATCCAGAGCAGTTCCAACCAGGTAGAAGAATTGTTTCCCGTCACCCGACTCAGTAAAGTTAAG gCATTTCATCCTCCCCGCTGCCTCACCTGA
- the mzt1 gene encoding mitotic-spindle organizing protein 1 isoform X3 — protein sequence MFSVANEEFSVVTSSSWFRCGNLCKLGGCALVSYLIAVLAVFSVTMASAANTNLNAVRETMDVLLEISRLLNTGLDMESLSICVRLCEQGINPEALSAVIKELRKASETLKVSENCTN from the exons ATGTTCTCAGTAGCCAATGAAGAATTTAGTGTCGTCACTTCCTCCTCCTGGTTTCGATGCGGGAATCTTTGCAAGCTAG GAGGTTGTGCGTTGGTTAGCTACCTGATAGcagttttagcagttttttcaGTAACTATGGCAAGTGCAGCAAATACAAACCTGAACGCAGTCCGGGAAACGATGGATG TCCTGCTTGAGATCTCGAGGTTGCTGAACACCGGTTTGGACATGGAGTCTCTGTCCATCTGTGTGCGACTGTGTGAGCAAGGCATAAACCCCGAAGCTCTGTCCGCAGTCATCAAAGAGCTGCGTAAGGCTTCCGAGACCCTCAAG GTTTCTGAGAACTGCACAAACTga
- the mzt1 gene encoding mitotic-spindle organizing protein 1 isoform X2 — protein MASAANTNLNAVRETMDVLLEISRLLNTGLDMESLSICVRLCEQGINPEALSAVIKELRKASETLKVSENCTN, from the exons ATGGCAAGTGCAGCAAATACAAACCTGAACGCAGTCCGGGAAACGATGGATG TCCTGCTTGAGATCTCGAGGTTGCTGAACACCGGTTTGGACATGGAGTCTCTGTCCATCTGTGTGCGACTGTGTGAGCAAGGCATAAACCCCGAAGCTCTGTCCGCAGTCATCAAAGAGCTGCGTAAGGCTTCCGAGACCCTCAAG GTTTCTGAGAACTGCACAAACTga